A window of the Cystobacter fuscus genome harbors these coding sequences:
- a CDS encoding thiazole synthase codes for MPVFYGTEVVSPLMLGTAQYPSPAVLAEAFRRSGAGVATVSVRREAGGARAGQDFWRLIAGLGVRVLPNTAGCHSAREAVTTAQMARELFETDWIKLEVIGNADTLQPDPFGLVEAARSLVAEGFKVFPYMTEDLVLADRLLQVGCEVLMPWGAPIGTGLGLLNPYGLRSLRAHFPDVPMVIDAGLGLPSQAAAAMEMGFDAVLLNTAVARAGDPAAMAEGFAKALEAGRLAHGADPMPPRDMAAPSTPVLGKAFL; via the coding sequence ATGCCGGTCTTCTACGGAACCGAAGTCGTCTCGCCCCTGATGCTCGGCACCGCGCAATATCCCTCGCCCGCCGTTCTGGCCGAGGCCTTCCGCCGTTCGGGCGCGGGTGTCGCCACCGTCTCGGTTCGCCGCGAGGCGGGGGGCGCGCGGGCGGGGCAGGATTTCTGGCGCTTGATCGCGGGGCTCGGCGTGCGGGTGCTCCCCAACACCGCGGGCTGCCACAGCGCCCGCGAGGCGGTCACCACCGCCCAGATGGCGCGCGAGCTCTTCGAGACCGACTGGATCAAGCTCGAGGTGATCGGCAATGCCGACACGCTCCAGCCCGATCCCTTCGGCCTGGTCGAGGCGGCGCGGAGCCTCGTGGCCGAGGGCTTCAAGGTCTTCCCCTACATGACCGAGGATCTCGTGCTCGCCGACCGCCTCTTGCAGGTGGGCTGCGAGGTGCTGATGCCCTGGGGCGCGCCGATCGGGACGGGGCTGGGGCTGCTCAATCCCTACGGCCTGCGCAGCCTGCGCGCGCATTTCCCCGACGTGCCGATGGTGATCGACGCGGGGCTGGGTCTGCCGAGCCAGGCGGCCGCGGCGATGGAGATGGGCTTCGACGCGGTGCTCCTGAACACCGCCGTCGCCAGGGCGGGAGATCCCGCGGCGATGGCCGAGGGCTTCGCGAAGGCGCTGGAGGCCGGGCGTCTCGCCCACGGCGCCGACCCGATGCCGCCGCGCGACATGGCCGCCCCCTCCACCCCCGTGCTCGGAAAGGCCTTCCTGTGA
- a CDS encoding thiamine phosphate synthase produces MTLDRFYPIFDDVAWLPRALPLGVKLVQLRLKDRAPDDLRRQIAAARDLCREAGAVLVVNDHWRIAIEEGCDWVHLGQEDLDGADLPAIRRAGLRLGISTHDPAELDRALSLSPDYVALGPVHPTVLKQMKWHPQGLERVTEWKRLIGALPLVAIGGMSTARAPGVFAAGADIVSVVTDITLNPNPEARISEWLEVTR; encoded by the coding sequence GTGACGCTCGACCGCTTCTACCCGATCTTCGACGACGTGGCCTGGCTGCCCCGGGCGCTCCCCCTGGGCGTGAAGCTCGTCCAGCTCCGCCTCAAGGACCGCGCGCCGGACGACCTGCGCCGCCAGATCGCCGCTGCTCGCGACCTCTGCCGCGAGGCCGGCGCCGTGCTGGTGGTCAACGACCACTGGCGGATCGCCATCGAGGAGGGCTGCGACTGGGTGCATCTGGGCCAGGAGGATCTGGACGGTGCCGACCTCCCCGCCATCCGCCGCGCGGGGCTGCGCCTCGGCATCAGCACCCATGACCCCGCCGAGCTCGACCGTGCCCTCTCGCTCTCGCCCGACTACGTCGCGCTGGGGCCGGTCCATCCCACCGTCCTCAAGCAGATGAAGTGGCACCCACAAGGGCTGGAACGGGTGACGGAATGGAAACGGCTGATTGGCGCACTCCCCCTCGTCGCCATCGGCGGCATGAGCACCGCCCGTGCCCCGGGTGTCTTCGCGGCGGGGGCCGACATCGTCTCGGTCGTGACCGACATCACGTTGAACCCCAACCCCGAGGCACGGATCTCCGAATGGCTCGAGGTGACGCGATGA
- a CDS encoding HesA/MoeB/ThiF family protein translates to MSRYARQTAVLGEGAQERLRAARLLVVGAGGLGAPVLQYLVGAGVGYIRLVEPDRVEESNLHRQTLFRMGDLGQPKAEACARHLAGLNPESVVEPVMAALEPANAPKLIEGGELILDCADSFAVSYILSDLCLARGLPFLSASVTGREGHAGGFCGGAPSLRAVFPDLPQRLGSCAETGVLGPVVGVIGALQAQMALALLAGETGVLGRLVTFDAATFRAGGFRFDGAEEPARAPRFVSPSEITPGDLTIDLRGAEEAPLLHPAARRLTVAQVGPGMDLPEPGQRAVLVCRSGLRAWRAAERLAAIWPGDIALVAAGDPAVTPSGASQ, encoded by the coding sequence ATGAGCCGCTATGCCCGCCAGACCGCCGTGCTGGGGGAGGGTGCTCAGGAGCGGCTCCGGGCGGCGCGGCTCCTCGTCGTGGGGGCAGGGGGCCTCGGCGCGCCGGTGCTGCAATATCTCGTCGGGGCGGGGGTGGGGTACATCCGTCTCGTCGAGCCCGACCGGGTGGAGGAGAGCAACCTGCACCGCCAGACGCTCTTCCGCATGGGCGACCTCGGCCAGCCCAAGGCCGAAGCCTGTGCCCGCCACCTCGCCGGGCTCAACCCGGAGAGCGTGGTGGAGCCCGTGATGGCCGCGCTGGAGCCCGCCAACGCCCCCAAGCTCATCGAGGGGGGCGAGCTGATCCTCGACTGCGCCGACAGCTTCGCGGTCAGCTACATCCTCTCGGACCTGTGCCTCGCGCGGGGCCTGCCCTTCCTCTCCGCCTCCGTCACGGGGCGCGAGGGTCATGCGGGCGGCTTCTGCGGCGGCGCGCCGAGCCTGCGCGCGGTCTTTCCCGACCTGCCACAGCGGTTGGGCAGCTGTGCCGAAACCGGCGTTCTCGGCCCCGTCGTGGGTGTGATTGGCGCGCTGCAGGCGCAGATGGCGCTGGCGCTGCTGGCTGGGGAGACGGGTGTCCTCGGGCGGCTCGTCACCTTCGACGCCGCGACCTTCCGCGCGGGCGGCTTCCGCTTCGACGGGGCGGAGGAGCCCGCGCGGGCGCCGCGCTTCGTCTCCCCCTCGGAGATCACGCCAGGAGACCTGACCATCGACCTGCGCGGGGCGGAGGAGGCCCCGCTGCTCCACCCCGCCGCGCGGCGCTTGACCGTGGCCCAGGTCGGCCCCGGTATGGACCTGCCCGAACCCGGCCAGCGCGCCGTGCTCGTGTGCCGCTCCGGCCTTCGTGCCTGGAGGGCGGCGGAACGACTCGCCGCGATCTGGCCCGGAGACATCGCCCTCGTCGCCGCGGGCGACCCCGCTGTCACTCCATCAGGAGCTTCTCAGTAG
- a CDS encoding SGNH/GDSL hydrolase family protein, producing MPTISRVIIFGDSVSDIGNMKARSLSKLPMVQLNKWGRFSDGRNWVDYFWESLGGKMFDPNDVKATLAESKRHMSLTTAGSGGQRKMELVNYAEGGAVGWHKSDGESWGGYFTSSLLSTLKEQVKKYKAERDKKWDSVFLDKETLFIIWIGANDVVTVNREPEAMPGVAEYIFSQACALLDEAKGSHVVIIGLPDPQYMPRFSPKDSASLRKKISAGARNFNNRLSELVDTDVKFNYLPTRSTIEFFDIGQVLGPKFLAEEGFAPFAQPKKFKKGDKVGKLIETAPLLQYTDTALDEDFDFGSVSDLLHPTEGVYSTISDVVTAYLSKECHFSFGR from the coding sequence ATGCCCACCATCAGCAGGGTCATCATCTTCGGGGACAGCGTCTCCGATATCGGCAACATGAAGGCGCGCAGCCTGTCCAAGCTCCCCATGGTGCAGCTCAACAAGTGGGGCCGCTTCTCCGACGGCAGGAACTGGGTCGACTACTTCTGGGAGTCCCTCGGCGGGAAGATGTTCGACCCGAACGATGTGAAGGCCACCCTGGCGGAGTCGAAGCGGCACATGAGTCTGACGACCGCCGGCTCCGGCGGGCAGCGGAAGATGGAACTCGTCAACTACGCCGAGGGCGGGGCCGTCGGCTGGCACAAGTCCGACGGAGAGAGCTGGGGGGGATACTTCACGTCCTCCCTCCTCTCGACACTGAAGGAGCAGGTGAAGAAGTACAAGGCCGAGCGCGACAAGAAGTGGGACAGCGTCTTCCTCGACAAGGAGACCCTCTTCATCATCTGGATTGGCGCGAATGACGTCGTCACCGTCAATCGAGAGCCCGAGGCGATGCCAGGAGTCGCGGAGTACATCTTCAGCCAGGCCTGCGCCCTCCTCGATGAAGCCAAGGGCTCCCACGTGGTCATCATCGGCCTTCCCGATCCGCAGTACATGCCGCGCTTCTCCCCCAAGGACTCGGCTTCGCTTCGAAAGAAGATCTCGGCGGGCGCGCGCAACTTCAACAACCGGCTGTCGGAGCTGGTCGACACCGACGTCAAGTTCAACTACCTCCCCACCCGATCGACGATCGAGTTCTTCGACATCGGGCAGGTCCTGGGTCCGAAGTTCCTCGCCGAGGAGGGCTTCGCCCCATTCGCCCAACCGAAGAAGTTCAAGAAGGGGGACAAGGTCGGCAAGCTGATCGAGACCGCACCCCTCCTCCAGTACACCGACACGGCGCTGGACGAGGACTTCGACTTCGGCAGCGTCTCCGATCTCCTGCACCCCACCGAGGGGGTCTACTCGACGATCTCGGACGTCGTGACGGCGTACCTCTCGAAGGAATGTCACTTCAGCTTCGGCCGATAG
- a CDS encoding BON domain-containing protein, with protein sequence MANRDYETRRYLGEDRERWSGRERDFDEGFRGSDMGPRQERGPWQGGQGYSVGNRGFEDYGRGLREDSSRYSRDLGQGNYSQGSYNQGDYNQGHYNPSGYSTSRGSFGGGGYSERDLGYDRDYGTYGARDRNEGLYGRRDFNERGPIERLGDRFREGLRKLGKGPKAYTRSDDRIREDIYDRLMHGWVNAEHVEVQVKNGEVTLTGLVEERRDKRTIEDITEDVLGVKDVHNQLKVGSPEQFNTGISGTSVTKVARS encoded by the coding sequence ATGGCGAACAGGGACTACGAGACGCGTCGGTATCTGGGAGAAGACCGGGAGCGCTGGTCGGGCCGGGAGCGGGACTTCGACGAAGGCTTCCGCGGCAGTGACATGGGGCCGAGGCAGGAGCGCGGCCCGTGGCAGGGCGGCCAGGGGTACTCGGTCGGCAACCGCGGGTTCGAGGATTACGGCCGGGGTCTCCGCGAGGACTCCAGCCGCTATTCCCGCGACCTCGGCCAGGGCAATTACAGCCAGGGGAGTTACAACCAAGGCGATTATAACCAAGGTCACTACAACCCTTCGGGCTACTCCACCTCGCGGGGCAGCTTCGGAGGCGGCGGGTACTCCGAGCGTGACCTCGGGTACGACCGGGACTACGGGACCTACGGGGCGCGCGACAGGAACGAGGGCCTCTACGGCCGCCGCGACTTCAACGAGCGTGGTCCGATCGAGCGGCTCGGCGACCGGTTCCGCGAGGGTCTGCGCAAGCTGGGCAAGGGGCCCAAGGCCTACACGCGCTCGGATGACCGCATCCGCGAGGACATCTACGACCGGCTCATGCACGGGTGGGTGAACGCCGAGCACGTGGAGGTGCAGGTGAAGAACGGTGAAGTCACGCTGACCGGCCTGGTCGAGGAGCGCCGCGACAAGCGCACCATCGAGGACATCACCGAGGATGTCCTCGGCGTGAAGGACGTGCACAACCAACTCAAGGTGGGCAGTCCCGAGCAATTCAACACCGGGATCTCCGGCACCTCGGTGACGAAGGTCGCCCGCTCGTAG
- a CDS encoding SCP2 sterol-binding domain-containing protein: MATREEQAPVTGDLVTEERIPAKMARHPTVQRLRRHPAGAPEAVTAAWLREVSLAAGVDDVGFVSIERPEMAEERPYVEEALPGVRTLISIVVRMNRDNIRSPARSVANREFHQTSELVDEAAREIVQALAQRGHRAVNPSMAFPMEMDRYPGRAWVVSHKRVAVAAGLGQMGLHRNVIHPRFGNFILLATVLTDARVEEEGQPVDYNPCIDCKLCVAACPVGAIHPDGHFDFSGCSTHNYREFMGGFINWVEAIADSKNGKDYRDRVSDSETASMWQSLSYKPNYKAAYCLAVCPAGEDVLSPFLRSRGAFMDQVLRPLQQKEEILYVLAGSDAEAYARKRFPHKRLQRVTTSMRPRSVKGFLGAMPRFFQRGRAKDLTVSVRFSFTGAEQLTSTARIVDGALSLAEDDVAPVDVEVTADANAWLEITRGRSPLKAMLLGRLRLRGDRKQFKRFMRCIGR, encoded by the coding sequence ATGGCAACGCGAGAAGAGCAGGCCCCCGTCACGGGCGACCTGGTGACGGAAGAGCGCATCCCGGCGAAGATGGCGCGACATCCCACGGTGCAGCGATTGCGCCGCCATCCGGCCGGGGCTCCGGAGGCGGTGACGGCGGCGTGGCTGCGCGAGGTGAGCCTCGCGGCTGGCGTGGACGACGTGGGTTTTGTCTCGATCGAGCGGCCAGAGATGGCCGAGGAGCGCCCCTATGTCGAGGAAGCCCTTCCAGGAGTGCGCACGCTGATCTCGATCGTGGTGCGAATGAACCGGGACAACATCCGCAGCCCCGCGCGCAGCGTGGCCAACCGGGAATTCCATCAAACGTCCGAGCTCGTCGACGAGGCGGCCCGAGAAATCGTCCAGGCCCTCGCACAGAGGGGCCATCGCGCCGTCAATCCCTCCATGGCCTTCCCGATGGAGATGGACCGCTATCCTGGCCGGGCCTGGGTGGTCTCGCACAAGCGCGTGGCGGTGGCGGCAGGGCTTGGACAGATGGGGTTGCACCGCAACGTCATCCACCCGCGCTTCGGCAACTTCATCCTGCTCGCCACGGTCCTCACCGACGCACGGGTCGAGGAAGAAGGGCAGCCGGTCGATTACAATCCCTGCATCGATTGCAAGCTCTGTGTCGCCGCCTGCCCGGTGGGCGCCATCCACCCCGATGGGCATTTCGACTTCTCGGGCTGCTCGACCCACAACTACCGCGAGTTCATGGGCGGCTTCATCAACTGGGTCGAGGCCATCGCCGACAGCAAGAACGGGAAGGACTACCGCGATCGGGTCAGCGACAGCGAAACGGCGTCGATGTGGCAGAGCCTCTCGTACAAGCCCAACTACAAGGCCGCCTACTGCCTCGCCGTCTGTCCGGCGGGAGAGGACGTGCTCAGCCCCTTCCTGCGCTCACGGGGAGCGTTCATGGATCAGGTGCTGCGCCCCCTGCAGCAGAAGGAAGAGATCCTGTATGTCCTCGCCGGGTCGGATGCCGAGGCCTACGCGCGCAAGCGCTTCCCGCACAAGCGGCTCCAGCGGGTGACGACCAGCATGCGCCCCCGCTCGGTGAAGGGCTTCCTGGGCGCGATGCCTCGGTTCTTCCAGCGTGGAAGGGCCAAGGACCTCACGGTCTCGGTGCGGTTCTCGTTCACCGGGGCGGAGCAGCTCACCTCGACGGCGCGCATCGTCGATGGAGCGCTGAGCCTGGCGGAGGACGACGTGGCGCCCGTGGACGTGGAAGTCACGGCGGACGCGAACGCGTGGCTGGAGATCACCCGCGGCCGCAGCCCGCTCAAGGCCATGCTCCTGGGACGGCTCCGGCTCCGCGGAGACCGCAAGCAGTTCAAACGCTTCATGCGCTGCATCGGGCGCTGA
- a CDS encoding SDR family oxidoreductase: MTAGNMREKVCLITGATSGIGLESARGLAGQGATVVLSGRDPGRGEAALAEVRRTVPDAKLDLLLADLTSLASVRKLAEDFQRKYSRLDVLLNNAGLIIDRRKVTSDGFEATFATNHLAHFLLTHELLELLAASGASRVVNVSSEGHRLGSLDFLDDPQAERGGYSPMRVYGNSKLANILFTRGLKRRLEGTKVTTNSLHPGVVRTGFALNSEGILKHLIKLAAPFMLSAEGGARTSVYLASSPEVEGVSGRYFIKSKVAKESRAAQDDDAAEKLWRMSAELTGVGR, from the coding sequence ATGACAGCGGGAAACATGCGGGAAAAGGTCTGTCTCATCACGGGTGCCACCTCGGGCATCGGGCTGGAGTCCGCACGGGGGCTCGCGGGTCAGGGGGCCACGGTGGTCCTGTCGGGACGGGATCCGGGCCGGGGAGAGGCCGCGCTCGCGGAGGTCCGCCGCACCGTCCCCGACGCGAAGCTGGACCTGCTGCTCGCGGACCTCACCTCGCTGGCCTCCGTCCGCAAGCTCGCGGAGGACTTCCAGCGCAAGTACTCGCGGCTGGATGTGCTGCTCAACAACGCGGGCCTCATCATCGACCGGCGCAAGGTGACCTCGGATGGCTTCGAGGCCACCTTCGCCACCAACCACCTCGCGCACTTCCTGCTCACCCACGAGCTGTTGGAGCTCCTCGCGGCCAGCGGTGCCTCGCGCGTGGTGAACGTCTCCTCCGAGGGCCACCGCCTGGGCTCGCTCGACTTCCTCGACGACCCGCAGGCCGAGCGGGGCGGCTATAGCCCAATGAGGGTCTACGGCAACTCGAAGCTGGCCAACATCCTCTTCACGCGCGGCCTGAAGCGGCGGCTGGAGGGCACGAAGGTGACCACCAACAGCCTGCACCCGGGCGTGGTGCGCACCGGCTTCGCCCTCAACTCCGAGGGCATCCTGAAGCACCTGATCAAGCTCGCCGCGCCCTTCATGCTCTCGGCCGAGGGCGGCGCTCGCACGTCGGTGTACCTGGCCTCCTCGCCCGAGGTGGAGGGCGTGAGCGGCAGGTACTTCATCAAGAGCAAGGTGGCCAAGGAGTCCCGGGCCGCCCAGGACGACGACGCCGCCGAGAAGCTGTGGCGGATGAGCGCCGAGCTGACAGGCGTCGGACGCTGA